DNA from Balaenoptera musculus isolate JJ_BM4_2016_0621 chromosome 4, mBalMus1.pri.v3, whole genome shotgun sequence:
AGCCTTAAACACAacaaaattctcactgtgttacCCATTCAATACAATATCTTTAAGGATAGGATGAATAAAACACCAATCTTATAGGTACAATTATAGTACAACATTTTTGCTTCATGAACAATTACTTTGAAAAACTAATgcaattctttcatttaaaagtcCACATTCATAAAAAAAGGTCTTTGAAGGTTAATGCATTTCATTTTGACTAGAATCTAATTAAGCGTTCTTATTAAAATGGGCACATGCTCTTACACCCATTGCTAGAGTACAGTATATAACTGTCCAGTATAGAAGGTAACATTCACACTCACAAACTTCCCTCTGCAACTCAGTTGAACTTAGAACTCCTGACAACATGTCTTTCAACTGCAGCTCTGGaaacttctccctctcccttggaGGTTACCTGGGGTACCCAGTTTCCACCTATGATTCTTTCTACCACAGCAATATAAGctacccccaccccagcactTTCCAGCTGGGCTCCTCTCTCCACGGTGGTTGTCAGGAGACCTTCTTTAAGCCCACCAGCTTCCAGACACCCTGGGCTGTGACCAGATCCTACCAGACATCCTACTTCCATCCAAAAAATATCATCTTCCACAGTCCCTGCCAAACAAATTACACTGGATCTCTAGGTTTGCGAAATACTGGCCCTGGATCTTTTGGTTATGGAAATACTGGCTTCCAGTCTCTGGGGTGTGGATCCAGCTTCTGCTGCCCAACTTACTTTTCTTCCAGGAATTGCCAGTCATCTTGTTACCAACCAGCCTTCAGCTCTCGCTTTTTTGGATAAATTTACTGAATGTCTCCCGTTACCTCATGGTTATATCTGCACTTTATGAAACTTTAGCACTCAGCCTCTCCAACATCTTTGATTACTGACCATCTTCAACACTAGGACTCGCTAACACAGTCCTCCCAGAAGTAACAAAGTAACCTTGGCCTGTAACCTTTTCTAAATCAGACACGTGAGATATATGTTGAATTTTCATTCCTATGCCAATGCTCTGAATCATTTCTGTTACTACCTTAATAAGACTCTTATTTTCCTCCTAAGATTCTTTCACTTAAGTGTATTGCAAATAGATAtggcatttaaaataaacttatttctcTAGCATGAATTATGGCATTCCATTTTTTTATCCATATGGTACATTTAGTGAATGCATCCAGTAACTTCAACTGTCTTCATTAGCTAAAcaccttgttgttgttgttttctttgtttcatatgtttcattaatattttgctGGGTAGAAAAGAGGAAGTTTAGAGAATCTAAATATATGGCATATCTTATGTCTTAACAGATTTATATCCCTCAGTGGGTACATTTGTTCATCTAATTGctttagaaaattttgtttttaggtAGGCATTCGTTGAAACATATTTATTGTGTTCTGGTTCTAGAGCAGGCATTTATGCTGAATGAAGACATAAATTCCCTGCCTTCacagaattcacacacacactattttaaCTCACTGCCATGTAGCAAGtgcaaaatggtgataaaaaCATGTTTCAAAGGGAACACAAAGAACAGGAACTTCAAAGAAGGGTGAGAATATCACACGAAACTCATTATTGACAATAGTATGTGTAAATTACCagttcatataaaaatataaatcttgcTGTTCTAATGTGTTAGTTGTGGTCCTTTGAGAAATAGCTGCTATCTAGGATTTGACatgacagatatttattgggGAAAATATCTGTCAGTGAAAATGGGGAGGTAGCTGGAGAATTCTGAGAGATCCAGCAGACAACAATGCAGGTCTGAACTCagtgaaggaaagagggaaggaaggaaggaagtttgcGTTAGAATAATCCTCTTCAGGCAGTTCCAAGAAAGTTTTGGTAAGTCACCCGCAAGTCACAGAGATGGGCCTGCCTGAGTATCCCTGCCAAGCTCAGTCACTGGCCAAGAACAGGGCACAGCATGACCTTGGCATAATCGCGGGGGTAGATTCAGAGACTGACAGCTGGGACTATAAGTCAGTTaggctccctgcagtggaagatatgagagctacattttttttttttaatttatttatttttggctgcgttgggtctttgctgctgcccacgggctttctctagttgcagggagcgggggctgctcttcgttgtggtgcacaggcttctcactgcagtggcttctcttactgcagagcacaggatctaggtgcacaggcttcagtagttgtggcaggcgggcttcagtagttgtggtacgtggactcagtagttgtggtgcatggtcttagttgctccgcggcatgtgggatcttcctggaccagggctcgaacccatgtcccctgcattgacagatggattcttaaccattgtgccaccagggaagtcctgagagcTACATTTTCATAGCTTCCATGTTCATGAAATTTATTCTGATTTCAAATAAGCTGAAATAATGACAAATAGTAAAATCATAACTGAAAACAGACTTTTCCATGAATTAAGTTCAgtatactttattttactttcatcaatcaaaaaaattaattactataTTAGACCCTATATAAGACTCACTGAGTGAAAGTCAAACCTTACAACTGAATGTGAGAAACAATTGAGAATTATTGGATGGccatctttaattttaaatgcaaGTGATGTATTAGACAGATTGGACCCAGTAGGGCATAATTAGGAAagtgcttcatttttctcctgcTATGGAACTTCACTCTTGACCTGCAGACTCTAACTTCCCTGAATTTCTGAATAATACCTTGTGCAGATCTATGATCACATTAAGAtattaagaaacattttattccatattagtagttaagtttacTCCAGTATAAATTAAAAACCAGTCTTACAGCCATATTAAAGCCCCTCCCTTTTTCCTGGGTTCAAGCCTGTCATGTGATTACGTAGGCCGCCTGTGACTTGGAGGGGCCCAATCATTTTATTTACCGGCTTTGCTCTCCCTTGTCTTCCATTAGTGTGCTCCTCCTGGCTTCTCCTCTTCAAGCCAAAGAGAAAGGataggaggaaaggaaatgacAGCTGAGGCCATCTGTCTCAACCTGCTTTAGACCACCTGTGTCAGCATGAGCTAGTTGATTCAGGAAACTTTTCCTGGGAAAAGATGAGACTAAACCAATAAATCATTTCACTGTATGCTTCAGGAAACTCCTGTAGTATTGAATACAACAGTCTGCAGACCTGAAAAACAGCTCTCTAATTAAGCAACAGTTAACTTATCAAGAGACTCGTGTTGGTACCCTCTCTTTGCCATGCCTATCAATTCTAAACTATCAGCTAATAAATTTGCCCAGTGCCAATCAATTCTGTGCCTTGAAACCATCTGAGCCCAAGATCTCACTTCTAATGTCTGTCTATAGAGACACAGCTAAACGCCTCAATGCAACGGTGTCCCCTTTTCTGCAGGAAGTTTGAATACACTTTGTTTTGCTTAGTTAACAGATTGCCTGGTGATATTCTAAGACGTTCAAAAGGGACATCAAAAGTCTTTTCACTTAGCCAGTGCTAAGTGTTCCC
Protein-coding regions in this window:
- the LOC118894072 gene encoding keratin-associated protein 15-1; amino-acid sequence: MSFNCSSGNFSLSLGGYLGYPVSTYDSFYHSNISYPHPSTFQLGSSLHGGCQETFFKPTSFQTPWAVTRSYQTSYFHPKNIIFHSPCQTNYTGSLGLRNTGPGSFGYGNTGFQSLGCGSSFCCPTYFSSRNCQSSCYQPAFSSRFFG